In Hermetia illucens chromosome 1, iHerIll2.2.curated.20191125, whole genome shotgun sequence, one genomic interval encodes:
- the LOC119661323 gene encoding TBC1 domain family member 19 isoform X2, producing MEELKDTSIHHTALKLTNDIKTMKIYESLYRTVQKLVCTPNVDKNDMRTTLEDAIRATGLEIEIRNILFHLIRSSVKSELKASIQPAETFRKSKPKKFNDPLSFLKRAGLQWDRRVRKSLNAMCTELKISITGQVRSSVDKEEMVLKWEELSNYAVDLSNYRPVYAPKDLLDVLLSLKGPSKIDGVDDDIPKWEFAHIPLPVKNFFELRVHFADLLRLEPFQDLTLQCQRVLNYKHTPLCQQTLRKGNTPPPYRGALWSYVLGSHVNTHHIDHWEKLKANVLNTDLIVDKLVFKDIQLTASNDDQYFVFEDVLYQVMLCFSRDSEISEMVQGEPGTSKMKQYEGPPSGVVPFHGICMFAAPFCYLYDSPVKLYFTFRAFYIRYCHRLTTISTHHQGIVSLCLLFEKLLQTHEPQLWSHFRELQIQPIRIVFKWLMRAFSGHLPPDQLLILWDLVLGFDSLEILSLFAIIVLSFRKESLMQVSSLESVESILADLSSIKVSPLIQLALSRD from the exons AAATTAGTGTGTACACCAAACGTCGATAAAAATGATATGAGAACTACTTTGGAGGATGCTATACGCGCAACTGGTCTTGAAATAGAGATACGCAATATACTCTTTCATCTGATTCGGAGTTCTGTTAAGTCTGAACTGAAAGCATCGATTCAACCG gCAGAAACTTTTCGAAAATCCAAGCCAAAGAAATTT AATGATCCTTTAAGTTTTTTAAAACGAGCCGGATTACAATGGGATCGAAGGGTAAGGAAATCGTTGAATGCAATGTGCACTGAATTGAAAATATCGATTACTGGCCAAGTGCGAAGTTCAGTTGATAAAGAAGAAATGGTATTGAAATGGGAGGAGCTGAGTAATTATGCTGTTG ATTTGTCGAACTACAGGCCAGTGTATGCTCCAAAGGATCTGTTAGACGTTTTGCTATCCTTGAAAGGGCCAAGTAAAATCGATGGAGTTGACGATGA TATCCCAAAATGGGAATTTGCTCACATTCCACTACCTGTGAAGAATTTCTTTGAACTG CGAGTGCACTTTGCGGATCTACTTCGTCTCGAGCCATTTCAAGATTTAACTCTTCAATGCCAACGGGTTTTGAACTATAAGCATACACCGCTTTGCCAACAAACATTAAGGAAAGGAAATACTCCCCCGCCGTACCGGGGTGCCCTTTGGTCATACGTACTTGGTAGTCACGTTAACACTCAT CATATAGATCATTGGGAGAAACTCAAGGCGAACGTTTTGAATACCGATTTGATCGTAGACAAATTAGTTTTCAAGGATATACAGTTAACTGCATCAAACGACGATCAATATTTTGTGTTCGAGGATGTTCTCTACCAGGTTATGCTCTGTTTTTCACGTGATAGTGAAATTTCCGAGATGGTCCAAGGTGAGCCCGGCACAAGCAAAATGAAACAATACGAAGGACCACCATCCGGAGTAGTACCATTTCATGGAATTTGCATGTTTG CTGCGCCCTTTTGTTATCTATATGATTCTCCAGTAAAACTATATTTTACCTTTCGGGCTTTTTACATACGATATTGCCATCGATTAACAACAATCAGCACACATCATCAG GGCATCGTAAGCCTGTGCTTACTTTTTGAGAAATTGCTCCAGACTCACGAACCGCAATTATGGTCtcatttccgtgaattgcaaatTCAACC CATTCGTATTGTATTCAAATGGCTCATGCGAGCGTTCAGTGGTCATCTTCCTCCAGATCAACTTTTGATTTTATGGGATTTG GTACTGGGTTTCGATAGTTTGGAAATTCTTTCATTGTTCGCCATCATAGTTTTGAGTTTTCGCAAGGAAAGTTTAATGCAAGTTTCCTCCCTGGAGAGCGTTGAGTCGATATTAGCGGATTTGTCGTCAATAAAAGTTTCACCACTTATTCAACTTGCTCTTTCTCGAGATTAG
- the LOC119661323 gene encoding TBC1 domain family member 19 isoform X1, whose translation MEELKDTSIHHTALKLTNDIKTMKIYESLYRTVQKLVCTPNVDKNDMRTTLEDAIRATGLEIEIRNILFHLIRSSVKSELKASIQPAETFRKSKPKKFNDPLSFLKRAGLQWDRRVRKSLNAMCTELKISITGQVRSSVDKEEMVLKWEELSNYAVDLSNYRPVYAPKDLLDVLLSLKGPSKIDGVDDDSIPKWEFAHIPLPVKNFFELRVHFADLLRLEPFQDLTLQCQRVLNYKHTPLCQQTLRKGNTPPPYRGALWSYVLGSHVNTHHIDHWEKLKANVLNTDLIVDKLVFKDIQLTASNDDQYFVFEDVLYQVMLCFSRDSEISEMVQGEPGTSKMKQYEGPPSGVVPFHGICMFAAPFCYLYDSPVKLYFTFRAFYIRYCHRLTTISTHHQGIVSLCLLFEKLLQTHEPQLWSHFRELQIQPIRIVFKWLMRAFSGHLPPDQLLILWDLVLGFDSLEILSLFAIIVLSFRKESLMQVSSLESVESILADLSSIKVSPLIQLALSRD comes from the exons AAATTAGTGTGTACACCAAACGTCGATAAAAATGATATGAGAACTACTTTGGAGGATGCTATACGCGCAACTGGTCTTGAAATAGAGATACGCAATATACTCTTTCATCTGATTCGGAGTTCTGTTAAGTCTGAACTGAAAGCATCGATTCAACCG gCAGAAACTTTTCGAAAATCCAAGCCAAAGAAATTT AATGATCCTTTAAGTTTTTTAAAACGAGCCGGATTACAATGGGATCGAAGGGTAAGGAAATCGTTGAATGCAATGTGCACTGAATTGAAAATATCGATTACTGGCCAAGTGCGAAGTTCAGTTGATAAAGAAGAAATGGTATTGAAATGGGAGGAGCTGAGTAATTATGCTGTTG ATTTGTCGAACTACAGGCCAGTGTATGCTCCAAAGGATCTGTTAGACGTTTTGCTATCCTTGAAAGGGCCAAGTAAAATCGATGGAGTTGACGATGA TAGTATCCCAAAATGGGAATTTGCTCACATTCCACTACCTGTGAAGAATTTCTTTGAACTG CGAGTGCACTTTGCGGATCTACTTCGTCTCGAGCCATTTCAAGATTTAACTCTTCAATGCCAACGGGTTTTGAACTATAAGCATACACCGCTTTGCCAACAAACATTAAGGAAAGGAAATACTCCCCCGCCGTACCGGGGTGCCCTTTGGTCATACGTACTTGGTAGTCACGTTAACACTCAT CATATAGATCATTGGGAGAAACTCAAGGCGAACGTTTTGAATACCGATTTGATCGTAGACAAATTAGTTTTCAAGGATATACAGTTAACTGCATCAAACGACGATCAATATTTTGTGTTCGAGGATGTTCTCTACCAGGTTATGCTCTGTTTTTCACGTGATAGTGAAATTTCCGAGATGGTCCAAGGTGAGCCCGGCACAAGCAAAATGAAACAATACGAAGGACCACCATCCGGAGTAGTACCATTTCATGGAATTTGCATGTTTG CTGCGCCCTTTTGTTATCTATATGATTCTCCAGTAAAACTATATTTTACCTTTCGGGCTTTTTACATACGATATTGCCATCGATTAACAACAATCAGCACACATCATCAG GGCATCGTAAGCCTGTGCTTACTTTTTGAGAAATTGCTCCAGACTCACGAACCGCAATTATGGTCtcatttccgtgaattgcaaatTCAACC CATTCGTATTGTATTCAAATGGCTCATGCGAGCGTTCAGTGGTCATCTTCCTCCAGATCAACTTTTGATTTTATGGGATTTG GTACTGGGTTTCGATAGTTTGGAAATTCTTTCATTGTTCGCCATCATAGTTTTGAGTTTTCGCAAGGAAAGTTTAATGCAAGTTTCCTCCCTGGAGAGCGTTGAGTCGATATTAGCGGATTTGTCGTCAATAAAAGTTTCACCACTTATTCAACTTGCTCTTTCTCGAGATTAG
- the LOC119661323 gene encoding TBC1 domain family member 19 isoform X3 yields the protein MEELKDTSIHHTALKLTNDIKTMKIYESLYRTVQKLVCTPNVDKNDMRTTLEDAIRATGLEIEIRNILFHLIRSSVKSELKASIQPNDPLSFLKRAGLQWDRRVRKSLNAMCTELKISITGQVRSSVDKEEMVLKWEELSNYAVDLSNYRPVYAPKDLLDVLLSLKGPSKIDGVDDDSIPKWEFAHIPLPVKNFFELRVHFADLLRLEPFQDLTLQCQRVLNYKHTPLCQQTLRKGNTPPPYRGALWSYVLGSHVNTHHIDHWEKLKANVLNTDLIVDKLVFKDIQLTASNDDQYFVFEDVLYQVMLCFSRDSEISEMVQGEPGTSKMKQYEGPPSGVVPFHGICMFAAPFCYLYDSPVKLYFTFRAFYIRYCHRLTTISTHHQGIVSLCLLFEKLLQTHEPQLWSHFRELQIQPIRIVFKWLMRAFSGHLPPDQLLILWDLVLGFDSLEILSLFAIIVLSFRKESLMQVSSLESVESILADLSSIKVSPLIQLALSRD from the exons AAATTAGTGTGTACACCAAACGTCGATAAAAATGATATGAGAACTACTTTGGAGGATGCTATACGCGCAACTGGTCTTGAAATAGAGATACGCAATATACTCTTTCATCTGATTCGGAGTTCTGTTAAGTCTGAACTGAAAGCATCGATTCAACCG AATGATCCTTTAAGTTTTTTAAAACGAGCCGGATTACAATGGGATCGAAGGGTAAGGAAATCGTTGAATGCAATGTGCACTGAATTGAAAATATCGATTACTGGCCAAGTGCGAAGTTCAGTTGATAAAGAAGAAATGGTATTGAAATGGGAGGAGCTGAGTAATTATGCTGTTG ATTTGTCGAACTACAGGCCAGTGTATGCTCCAAAGGATCTGTTAGACGTTTTGCTATCCTTGAAAGGGCCAAGTAAAATCGATGGAGTTGACGATGA TAGTATCCCAAAATGGGAATTTGCTCACATTCCACTACCTGTGAAGAATTTCTTTGAACTG CGAGTGCACTTTGCGGATCTACTTCGTCTCGAGCCATTTCAAGATTTAACTCTTCAATGCCAACGGGTTTTGAACTATAAGCATACACCGCTTTGCCAACAAACATTAAGGAAAGGAAATACTCCCCCGCCGTACCGGGGTGCCCTTTGGTCATACGTACTTGGTAGTCACGTTAACACTCAT CATATAGATCATTGGGAGAAACTCAAGGCGAACGTTTTGAATACCGATTTGATCGTAGACAAATTAGTTTTCAAGGATATACAGTTAACTGCATCAAACGACGATCAATATTTTGTGTTCGAGGATGTTCTCTACCAGGTTATGCTCTGTTTTTCACGTGATAGTGAAATTTCCGAGATGGTCCAAGGTGAGCCCGGCACAAGCAAAATGAAACAATACGAAGGACCACCATCCGGAGTAGTACCATTTCATGGAATTTGCATGTTTG CTGCGCCCTTTTGTTATCTATATGATTCTCCAGTAAAACTATATTTTACCTTTCGGGCTTTTTACATACGATATTGCCATCGATTAACAACAATCAGCACACATCATCAG GGCATCGTAAGCCTGTGCTTACTTTTTGAGAAATTGCTCCAGACTCACGAACCGCAATTATGGTCtcatttccgtgaattgcaaatTCAACC CATTCGTATTGTATTCAAATGGCTCATGCGAGCGTTCAGTGGTCATCTTCCTCCAGATCAACTTTTGATTTTATGGGATTTG GTACTGGGTTTCGATAGTTTGGAAATTCTTTCATTGTTCGCCATCATAGTTTTGAGTTTTCGCAAGGAAAGTTTAATGCAAGTTTCCTCCCTGGAGAGCGTTGAGTCGATATTAGCGGATTTGTCGTCAATAAAAGTTTCACCACTTATTCAACTTGCTCTTTCTCGAGATTAG
- the LOC119661324 gene encoding 39S ribosomal protein L28, mitochondrial translates to MAACTPQGPNLLSGFKRLTRFDTGLGAQLPEAYKKFWREWKIQQPTAVHYIPKEGRWERDPVTGEVRAIQNTPLPLIFPPESDDGIWGGEGIIKGFQKRHPQKRRVPHFWVPVLRRSVVFSAILNQHMSVTVTDRAINLIHDNRGLDHYLLKTPACDLRSTLALGIKRKLLQALQEGCPALNDSPTKQKAVYSEYSKYLEQYTPEEVEWYGLTFLEAIKKIQAKIREESKVSPHKIEFRSKLIEELKKANIKAVGSGEEGEGGLDDTSNIQATSSWFSKVNPFGKKQET, encoded by the exons ATGGCAGCTTGCACACCTCAG GGTCCAAACCTTCTGTCCGGCTTTAAGCGGCTAACTCGCTTTGATACTGGTTTGGGGGCTCAGCTGCCCGAAGCGTACAAAAAGTTCTGGCGAGAATGGAAAATACAACAGCCCACGGCTGTGCATTATATCCCAAAAGAGGGACGTTGGGAACGAGATCCAGTTACAGGCGAAGTGCGTGCAATACAGAACACACCTCTGCCGTTGATATTCCCGCCGGAAAGTGACGATGGGATTTGGGGAGGTGAGGGCATAATCAAAGGTTTCCAAAAACGTCATCCACAAAAACGCCGAGTGCCCCATTTCTGGGTGCCAGTCTTACGCAGATCTGTTGTCTTCAGTGCAATTTTAAATCAACATATGTCTGTTACCGTCACTGACCGGGCAATCAATCTGATTCACGATAATCGAGGATTAGATCACTATTTACTTAAG ACACCAGCCTGTGATCTGAGGTCGACACTGGCTTTAGGAATCAAGCGAAAACTGTTGCAGGCGTTACAAGAAGGATGTCCGGCCTTGAATGATTCACCAACCAAACAAAAAGCAGTTTATTCAGAATATAGTAAATATTTGGAGCAG TATACACCAGAGGAagttgaatggtatgggctgACGTTTTTAGAAGCGATTAAGAAAATACAAGCCAAAATTCGGGAGGAGAGTAAGGTTTCTCCACATAAGATTGAATTCCGTAGTAAGTTGATAGAAGAATTGAAGAAGGCTAATATCAAGGCAGTAGGTTCGGGGGAAGAAGGCGAAGGAGGCTTAGACGATACATCGAACATTCA GGCAACATCATCATGGTTCTCTAAAGTCAATCCGTTTGGTAAGAAGCAAGAGACGTAG